A window of the Acetobacteraceae bacterium genome harbors these coding sequences:
- a CDS encoding sel1 repeat family protein, which produces MPLNRFKKSFGALLLASTLLMTGTNCQAHQAHLKTKAWSLDLGIVRIVPVVTFLPIVTVPFLIIPSVKENPEYRGFDNLLWGRLYNEGFIGIPQDSAKAAEYYQKAAGEGNAEAQMNLGFLYDVGRGVPQNYEKAAEYYQKAANQGDAAAQCNLGILYENGQGVPQNYEKAAEYYQKAADQKNANAQYHLGLLYENGQGVSKNHEKAIELWHKAANQGQKKAKKALENLTSGVQDAQTVSPAPKKEVSDSLGDDTIPDLTKKADAGERDAQLMLGLLYVIGEGGVPQDIPKGIAYLQKAADQGDSIAQVCLGLVYQVGAPGVPKNEIKALDIFLQALKQAGGQEEE; this is translated from the coding sequence ATGCCTCTAAATAGATTCAAAAAGTCCTTTGGGGCATTGTTGCTTGCCAGCACGCTTTTGATGACGGGCACAAATTGCCAGGCACATCAAGCGCATCTAAAAACAAAGGCTTGGTCGTTGGATTTGGGCATTGTCAGGATTGTCCCTGTGGTGACTTTTCTCCCCATTGTCACCGTTCCGTTTTTGATAATTCCTTCCGTTAAGGAAAACCCAGAGTATAGGGGGTTTGATAATCTTTTGTGGGGAAGACTTTATAATGAAGGTTTCATCGGTATTCCCCAAGATTCTGCCAAAGCAGCGGAATATTATCAAAAGGCAGCGGGGGAAGGGAATGCCGAGGCGCAAATGAATTTAGGCTTTTTGTATGATGTTGGTCGAGGCGTACCCCAAAATTATGAAAAAGCCGCCGAATATTACCAAAAAGCCGCAAATCAGGGGGATGCAGCCGCTCAGTGTAATTTAGGTATTCTCTATGAGAATGGCCAAGGTGTGCCTCAAAATTATGAGAAAGCGGCGGAATATTATCAAAAAGCAGCAGATCAGAAGAATGCAAACGCTCAGTATCATTTAGGTCTTCTTTATGAGAATGGCCAAGGAGTGTCGAAAAATCATGAAAAAGCGATTGAATTATGGCACAAGGCTGCCAATCAAGGGCAAAAAAAGGCTAAAAAAGCGTTAGAAAATCTAACCTCTGGTGTTCAGGACGCTCAAACCGTTTCCCCGGCTCCGAAAAAAGAGGTTTCGGACTCTTTAGGGGACGATACGATTCCAGATTTGACAAAAAAAGCTGACGCTGGAGAAAGAGATGCGCAACTCATGCTCGGTCTTCTTTATGTGATTGGAGAAGGCGGTGTTCCTCAAGATATTCCCAAAGGGATCGCTTATTTGCAGAAAGCTGCCGATCAAGGAGATTCAATTGCGCAAGTCTGTTTGGGATTGGTTTATCAAGTGGGCGCCCCAGGTGTGCCAAAAAATGAGATAAAAGCTCTGGATATTTTTCTCCAAGCCTTGAAACAGGCTGGAGGGCAAGAGGAGGAATGA
- a CDS encoding SEL1-like repeat protein, whose translation MKVRRGRKEKGMRKFFAGTALLAGAVFLTGTSCFAGSAKEAFPPSSKLLTAGSADIPTLEHQAEAGKAEAQYRLAVAYANGDGVIQDSAKAVEFYQKAADQGDVKAQSSLGFVYVSGKGVEQNYRKAAEFFQKAADQGNAEAQYNLGLLYEQGQGVPQSYPKAAEWYQKAADKNYSMAQSSLAVLCVDGKGVPQDYGKAATLLEKAAEQGNAEAQYNLAVLYAHGDGVNKDALKAKALLEKAKAQGNLQAQELLGLLAQEGKEPSQKSTNPEKMSSKEAKKEDVETQFNLALLYQNGDGVSQSYSKAADYYAKAAEKNYAPAQSNLGVLFATGKGVPQDKVKAVELFQKAAKQGNASAQYCLGTAYERGEGVTQNYDKALLYYKKAASQNLAVAEKALETLRKSHPELHH comes from the coding sequence ATGAAAGTCAGAAGAGGAAGAAAAGAGAAAGGTATGCGTAAATTTTTTGCAGGAACGGCTTTGCTGGCGGGGGCTGTGTTTTTAACGGGCACGAGCTGTTTTGCTGGATCGGCCAAAGAGGCTTTTCCGCCATCTTCTAAGCTTCTCACGGCAGGAAGCGCCGATATCCCCACGCTGGAGCATCAGGCGGAGGCTGGCAAAGCAGAGGCGCAATACCGTTTGGCAGTGGCTTATGCAAATGGCGATGGCGTGATTCAAGATTCAGCAAAGGCCGTAGAATTTTATCAGAAAGCAGCAGACCAAGGTGATGTCAAAGCCCAATCAAGCTTAGGTTTTGTCTATGTCTCAGGCAAAGGCGTTGAACAAAATTACCGTAAAGCAGCGGAATTTTTTCAAAAAGCCGCCGATCAGGGAAATGCAGAGGCGCAATATAATCTCGGCCTTTTATATGAACAGGGGCAGGGTGTCCCCCAAAGCTATCCTAAAGCCGCAGAATGGTATCAAAAGGCAGCGGATAAGAATTACAGTATGGCGCAATCGAGCCTTGCGGTGCTTTGCGTGGACGGCAAAGGCGTGCCGCAGGATTACGGTAAAGCCGCAACGCTTTTAGAAAAAGCGGCAGAACAGGGAAACGCCGAGGCGCAATATAATTTGGCGGTACTGTATGCGCATGGTGATGGGGTGAATAAGGATGCGCTAAAGGCCAAAGCGCTTTTGGAAAAAGCCAAGGCGCAAGGAAATTTGCAGGCGCAAGAGCTTCTCGGCCTGTTAGCGCAGGAGGGAAAAGAACCCTCACAAAAATCTACAAATCCAGAGAAAATGTCTTCCAAAGAAGCCAAAAAAGAAGACGTAGAAACGCAGTTTAATTTAGCACTTTTATATCAAAATGGAGACGGGGTTTCCCAGAGTTACAGCAAGGCAGCAGATTATTACGCCAAGGCCGCAGAGAAAAATTATGCGCCTGCCCAGTCCAATCTTGGTGTTCTTTTCGCAACAGGCAAAGGCGTGCCACAGGATAAAGTCAAAGCAGTCGAGCTTTTCCAAAAGGCAGCCAAACAAGGTAATGCGAGCGCCCAATATTGCCTCGGCACAGCCTATGAGCGTGGCGAGGGAGTCACGCAAAATTATGATAAGGCTTTGCTTTATTATAAAAAGGCTGCCAGCCAAAATCTGGCCGTTGCGGAGAAGGCCCTTGAAACGCTCCGTAAATCCCATCCAGAATTACATCATTAA
- a CDS encoding sel1 repeat family protein, translated as MLCQRNERGKEMRKTLIKGALAIGTLFCASSMCRAESVKQPIIAQASPTENAKIAVLEKEAASGDVKAQFNLGRLYDEGDTIPQDYAKAAQYYQKAADKGLIQAQFNLGNLYDKGQGVPQNYSKAITYYQKSLDQGYEPARDALDEIYENHPDLKPEDNS; from the coding sequence ATGCTTTGTCAAAGGAATGAAAGAGGTAAAGAAATGCGTAAAACGCTTATCAAAGGAGCTTTAGCGATAGGGACTTTGTTTTGTGCAAGCTCAATGTGCCGGGCGGAGAGTGTAAAACAGCCTATTATAGCGCAAGCCTCGCCTACCGAGAACGCAAAAATCGCTGTTTTGGAAAAAGAGGCGGCTTCAGGTGATGTGAAAGCGCAGTTTAATTTAGGGCGCTTATATGATGAAGGGGACACAATTCCCCAAGATTACGCCAAAGCAGCTCAATATTATCAGAAAGCAGCGGATAAAGGCTTGATTCAAGCGCAATTCAATCTTGGTAATTTATACGATAAAGGGCAAGGCGTGCCCCAGAATTATTCCAAAGCGATTACCTATTACCAAAAATCCCTCGATCAAGGTTATGAACCTGCCAGAGACGCTTTGGACGAAATTTATGAAAACCATCCAGACCTAAAACCAGAGGATAATTCCTAG
- a CDS encoding sel1 repeat family protein, translated as MGKKITLSVCLAGVFFLTGTVCFAGERAVIAETEGKLSEISTLTELAETGDAKAQYALGIRYQNGDGVEQDSAKAVSLFRDAAKGDNAKAQFLLGLFYTEGIEGLPQDFHQAAELYKKAATQHFAPAKEALQKLYKVHPELRS; from the coding sequence ATGGGGAAGAAAATCACACTTTCTGTCTGCCTGGCGGGAGTTTTCTTTTTGACTGGCACGGTTTGTTTTGCAGGAGAAAGGGCTGTTATTGCGGAAACAGAAGGCAAGCTTTCGGAAATTTCCACATTGACGGAATTAGCTGAAACAGGCGATGCCAAAGCGCAATATGCCCTCGGCATACGTTATCAGAATGGCGATGGGGTAGAGCAGGATTCTGCTAAGGCGGTTTCTTTGTTTCGGGATGCCGCTAAGGGAGATAATGCCAAGGCGCAGTTTCTTTTAGGCCTGTTTTATACAGAAGGGATTGAGGGGCTGCCACAGGATTTTCATCAAGCTGCAGAGCTGTATAAAAAGGCGGCAACGCAGCATTTTGCGCCTGCTAAAGAGGCGTTGCAAAAATTGTATAAAGTCCATCCAGAACTACGTTCTTGA
- a CDS encoding sel1 repeat family protein, translating into MGIEREAGMLRKSLSASEISFLEQEAESGNAEAQFHLGFLYEKGHVLPQDYAKAEAFYQKAVDQGHVNAQYNLGVLYAHGMGNYVKALALWEKAAAQGDLKAFSSLGFLYANGQGVSQNYGKAAEFWEKVAEKGDVQAQLNLGLLYENGDGVPQSYSKAADFYQKASDQAYAPAQFNLGRLYHEGKGVPQNETDAVAFYERAARQNYPQAQYHLGLLYDNGEGVPQSASQAAEYYQKAAEQGYAKAQYNLAIAYDNGDGVPQSHAIAVEWLEKAAQQGHALAQHNLALSYENGEGVLQNSEKAAELYQKAANQGYAPAQYNLGLLYAKGEGVPQNEVKAAEFYLLAARQGDAEAQSNLGLLYENGRGVPQSHEKAVEWYQKAAEQGDVEAQYNLALSYENGEGVPQSHEKAAEFYQLAADQGYAPAQYNLGFAYQNGDGVPQDSEKAAELWKEAADQGDEDAQAALSELYMAHPELRD; encoded by the coding sequence ATGGGCATTGAAAGGGAAGCAGGAATGCTGAGAAAAAGTCTGAGTGCATCGGAAATCTCTTTTTTGGAGCAGGAAGCAGAATCAGGAAATGCCGAAGCGCAATTCCATTTAGGTTTTTTGTATGAAAAAGGGCATGTTTTGCCTCAAGATTATGCAAAGGCAGAAGCTTTTTACCAAAAAGCGGTCGATCAAGGCCATGTAAACGCCCAGTATAATTTGGGCGTTTTATATGCGCATGGCATGGGTAATTATGTCAAAGCCCTCGCCCTTTGGGAAAAGGCGGCAGCCCAAGGCGATCTTAAGGCATTTTCGAGCCTTGGTTTTCTCTATGCAAATGGACAGGGTGTGTCTCAAAATTATGGCAAAGCTGCTGAATTTTGGGAAAAAGTCGCTGAAAAAGGCGATGTGCAGGCGCAGCTTAATCTCGGGCTTTTATACGAAAATGGGGACGGCGTGCCTCAGAGCTATTCGAAAGCCGCCGATTTTTATCAAAAAGCCTCGGACCAAGCCTATGCGCCTGCCCAATTCAATCTCGGCAGGCTTTATCACGAGGGAAAAGGTGTCCCTCAAAATGAGACGGATGCTGTGGCCTTTTATGAACGGGCAGCCCGTCAGAATTATCCGCAGGCGCAATATCATCTCGGGCTTTTATACGATAACGGAGAGGGTGTGCCCCAAAGCGCCTCTCAAGCGGCGGAATATTATCAAAAAGCCGCAGAGCAGGGCTATGCCAAGGCGCAATATAATTTGGCGATTGCCTATGATAATGGGGATGGCGTGCCCCAAAGCCATGCAATAGCGGTTGAATGGCTTGAGAAAGCAGCCCAGCAGGGACATGCGCTCGCACAGCATAATTTAGCGCTTTCCTATGAAAATGGCGAAGGGGTTCTTCAAAATTCTGAGAAAGCGGCCGAACTCTATCAAAAGGCGGCCAATCAAGGCTATGCGCCTGCGCAATATAATCTTGGCCTCCTTTATGCCAAAGGGGAAGGCGTGCCTCAAAATGAGGTGAAAGCAGCGGAATTTTACCTGCTTGCCGCTCGTCAGGGCGATGCTGAAGCGCAGTCTAATCTCGGGCTTTTATATGAGAATGGCAGAGGCGTGCCTCAAAGCCATGAAAAAGCGGTCGAATGGTATCAAAAAGCGGCAGAACAAGGCGATGTTGAGGCACAATATAATCTTGCTTTGTCCTATGAGAATGGCGAAGGCGTGCCCCAGAGTCACGAAAAAGCAGCGGAATTTTACCAGCTCGCAGCTGATCAAGGCTATGCGCCTGCGCAATATAATCTTGGTTTTGCCTATCAAAATGGAGATGGCGTGCCACAAGATTCTGAAAAAGCGGCTGAACTTTGGAAAGAAGCGGCCGACCAAGGCGATGAGGATGCGCAGGCGGCTCTGTCAGAACTTTATATGGCCCATCCAGAATTACGGGATTAA
- a CDS encoding sel1 repeat family protein, with amino-acid sequence MRQKRSFGIFVLIGLVSLMGAIGFAVLMQHLLAPVASEEASSSASFVTTQETQSPTESERTVQKRSIAQMQEPLPDIPALKQKAEAGDAKAQFDLGLLYVEGIGMSHNEAKAVEWWRKAADQGDRDAQYSLGILYYSGRGVKQDYTEAAKWFEKASQQGFKEAQHMLGVMYLMGRGGLPKNHEKARELF; translated from the coding sequence ATGCGTCAGAAGCGTTCCTTTGGTATTTTTGTTTTGATTGGTCTTGTGTCTTTGATGGGGGCTATCGGCTTTGCTGTTTTGATGCAGCATCTGCTAGCGCCAGTCGCTTCGGAAGAGGCTTCCTCGAGCGCTTCTTTTGTTACGACACAGGAAACGCAAAGCCCCACTGAATCAGAGAGGACCGTTCAGAAGCGGAGCATAGCGCAGATGCAAGAACCGCTCCCTGATATTCCTGCTTTGAAACAAAAAGCGGAAGCAGGGGACGCCAAAGCGCAATTTGATTTAGGGCTTCTATATGTGGAAGGTATTGGTATGTCTCATAATGAGGCAAAAGCCGTAGAATGGTGGCGGAAAGCAGCAGATCAAGGGGATAGAGATGCTCAATATAGTTTAGGTATTTTGTATTATTCAGGCCGAGGTGTGAAACAAGATTACACCGAAGCAGCGAAATGGTTTGAAAAGGCAAGCCAGCAGGGCTTTAAAGAAGCCCAGCATATGTTGGGGGTTATGTACCTGATGGGGAGAGGTGGCCTACCTAAAAATCATGAAAAAGCAAGAGAGCTTTTTTAA
- a CDS encoding sel1 repeat family protein yields the protein MHNVLAAVALGVVFFTSTVCFAASAQLETDSEHIKVTAKPSLLKNQNIKSLEERVKEGDQQAMLDLGGFYERGSGAPKSPSKAAKLYSKAAHRGNMQAEVRLGTLYFDGRGVPQNDAKAVELFQKAAEENDPCAISSLAYAYATGRGVPQDSNMASILFHKAIDLENMQAQTELAAEVEKKEKSFEQKRALNRTFYKQAVNQEYRNVQEATKAFYMAH from the coding sequence ATGCATAATGTGCTTGCAGCCGTTGCTTTAGGGGTCGTTTTTTTTACCAGTACTGTTTGCTTTGCCGCATCAGCGCAGCTGGAAACGGACTCTGAGCATATAAAAGTAACGGCTAAGCCGTCTCTGTTGAAAAATCAGAATATTAAGTCCCTAGAGGAGCGTGTGAAGGAAGGCGACCAGCAGGCGATGCTGGATTTAGGCGGATTTTACGAAAGGGGAAGCGGTGCTCCAAAATCTCCTTCCAAAGCGGCAAAACTTTATAGCAAGGCTGCGCATAGAGGCAATATGCAGGCCGAAGTCCGCTTAGGCACGCTGTATTTTGACGGCAGAGGTGTGCCTCAAAATGACGCAAAGGCTGTTGAGCTTTTCCAAAAGGCTGCGGAGGAAAATGATCCTTGCGCAATTTCTTCGCTTGCTTATGCCTATGCAACGGGACGAGGCGTGCCGCAAGATTCAAATATGGCTTCTATTTTGTTTCATAAAGCCATTGATTTAGAGAACATGCAGGCACAGACAGAATTAGCAGCGGAAGTAGAGAAAAAAGAAAAGAGTTTTGAGCAAAAAAGGGCTCTTAACCGAACTTTTTATAAGCAGGCGGTTAATCAAGAATATCGTAACGTGCAAGAGGCTACCAAGGCATTTTATATGGCACATTGA
- a CDS encoding sel1 repeat family protein yields the protein MMRQKIVGIALVASALLFTSSNSFAQEEDDYTSGLTQPTDASNALPDPSESSAESTPDASSEAEPPPPAEDISSLSAIQEKAEKGNFDAQYNLGVLYAEGGKGLKQDPEKAVEWWQKASDQDQMQAQYNLGLAYEEGIGVKQDFTKAAEFYGKAADQGDKEAQYNLGILYEEGRGVPQDSAKAAEWWQKAANQGDLESKQALVKLYKLHPNLRPQT from the coding sequence ATGATGCGTCAGAAAATTGTTGGGATAGCCTTGGTGGCAAGTGCCTTACTGTTTACCAGCTCAAACAGCTTTGCACAGGAAGAGGACGATTATACATCTGGCCTTACCCAGCCAACAGATGCTTCAAATGCCTTGCCAGACCCGTCAGAGTCTTCGGCAGAATCTACGCCTGATGCGTCTTCGGAAGCCGAGCCACCGCCACCGGCAGAGGATATTTCGAGCCTTTCCGCTATTCAGGAAAAAGCGGAAAAAGGTAATTTTGACGCCCAGTATAATTTAGGTGTTCTCTATGCTGAGGGCGGAAAAGGCCTCAAGCAAGACCCTGAAAAAGCGGTCGAATGGTGGCAGAAAGCGTCAGATCAAGACCAAATGCAGGCGCAATATAATCTCGGCCTTGCTTATGAGGAAGGGATCGGGGTGAAGCAGGATTTCACTAAAGCCGCCGAGTTTTATGGCAAAGCTGCCGATCAAGGCGACAAAGAGGCGCAGTATAATCTTGGCATTCTTTATGAAGAGGGCAGAGGCGTGCCTCAAGATTCTGCCAAAGCGGCGGAATGGTGGCAAAAAGCGGCTAATCAGGGGGATTTAGAATCTAAACAGGCCTTGGTAAAACTCTATAAATTACACCCGAATTTACGCCCTCAAACTTAG
- a CDS encoding sel1 repeat family protein: MQKNFAVIALSAIFLTNTSCFAASAKQGEIPSKQTAAENAKSLREKIRMLQDRVKAGDQQAMLDLGGFYERGNGVLKSPAKAVKLYYKAVRRGNIQAEVRLGTLYFDGRGVRQNDAKAIEYFQKAADRNDPYAISSLAYAYANGRGVPQDSNKAALLFREASDLAKIQSDARLSEEANEKAEALEEKKAESHTYYKQAINQEYTNVQEATKEFYRAHPKLHSEN; the protein is encoded by the coding sequence ATGCAGAAGAATTTTGCTGTCATTGCTTTAAGTGCCATTTTTTTGACAAATACATCTTGTTTTGCAGCCTCTGCTAAGCAAGGGGAAATACCTTCAAAACAAACCGCTGCTGAGAATGCCAAGTCGCTTCGGGAAAAAATTCGGATGTTGCAGGATCGGGTAAAGGCTGGCGATCAACAGGCGATGCTCGATTTAGGGGGCTTTTATGAAAGGGGCAATGGCGTTCTAAAATCCCCTGCCAAAGCGGTAAAACTTTATTATAAAGCTGTCCGCAGAGGCAATATTCAGGCCGAGGTTCGTTTAGGCACATTATATTTTGACGGCAGAGGCGTTCGCCAAAATGATGCGAAAGCCATTGAGTATTTTCAAAAAGCGGCAGATAGAAATGATCCTTATGCCATTTCTTCTTTAGCCTATGCGTATGCAAATGGGCGTGGCGTGCCCCAAGATTCCAATAAAGCGGCTTTATTGTTCCGTGAAGCTTCAGATTTGGCCAAAATTCAGTCAGACGCCCGTTTGTCTGAAGAGGCGAATGAAAAAGCAGAAGCGCTTGAAGAAAAAAAAGCGGAAAGCCACACCTATTATAAACAGGCGATCAATCAGGAATATACGAATGTGCAAGAGGCAACGAAGGAATTTTACAGGGCGCATCCAAAATTGCACTCTGAGAATTAA
- a CDS encoding sel1 repeat family protein — MLKKGSLMGALALGAFFLTNLPANAVPVPNSEIASFAALEQQAVSGDAKAQYQLSILYETGKGAPKNYEKAAELLQKSSAQGLAEAQFALGAIYEEGRGVPQSDEQAAEWWLKAADQGLAKAQFNLGHLYEDGRGVPQNDAKALEFYQKSADQGSAEAQYNLGGLYLRGKGVAQSDVQCAAWWQKAADHGLKRAKTGLKKLYKAHPDLKSKK; from the coding sequence ATGTTGAAAAAGGGAAGTTTAATGGGGGCTTTGGCCTTAGGGGCGTTTTTTCTGACAAATCTGCCAGCCAATGCTGTTCCTGTGCCAAATTCGGAGATTGCCAGCTTTGCTGCTTTGGAACAGCAGGCGGTTTCAGGCGATGCCAAAGCGCAATATCAGCTCAGTATTTTATATGAAACAGGGAAGGGAGCGCCCAAGAATTACGAAAAAGCAGCGGAACTCTTGCAAAAATCTTCAGCGCAGGGCTTAGCCGAGGCGCAGTTTGCGCTTGGCGCAATTTATGAAGAAGGGCGAGGCGTGCCTCAGAGTGATGAACAGGCCGCAGAATGGTGGCTGAAAGCCGCAGATCAGGGACTTGCCAAGGCACAATTTAATTTAGGCCATCTGTATGAAGATGGCAGAGGCGTGCCCCAAAATGATGCTAAAGCCTTAGAATTTTATCAAAAATCAGCGGATCAAGGATCTGCTGAGGCGCAGTATAATCTCGGCGGTCTTTATTTGCGTGGCAAAGGTGTCGCGCAGAGTGACGTACAATGTGCAGCATGGTGGCAGAAGGCAGCAGATCATGGCTTAAAAAGGGCAAAAACAGGTCTCAAGAAACTCTATAAGGCGCATCCAGATTTAAAGTCTAAAAAATAG
- a CDS encoding sel1 repeat family protein, with the protein MRKNLSKTALALGFIALTGTGCLSNVKKYPSAPTDSPATIPLDLPSLKAKAAEGVAEAQYHLGALYEEGQGVPQNQARGLALYQAAAAQDYAPAEYSLGSLYEVGRTVSQNLAKAVDLYQRGAAHGDDKAQYALGELYRAGRGVSQNYAKVAEFWQKSALQGNADAQYNLGLLYQKGQGVPLNYFRTAELWEQSARQGNAGAQFGLAGLYGSGNGVAMDQAKATELYQKAAEQGYSPAQYTLGVIYHNGQGVSQNSAKAAELWEQAANQGNSQAQMCLGGLYVNGSGVPQDYRKAAELYQKAASQGSSSAQKALESLYQAQPDLRP; encoded by the coding sequence ATGCGTAAGAATCTTTCAAAAACGGCTTTGGCGCTGGGATTTATCGCCCTGACAGGCACGGGCTGTTTGTCCAATGTTAAAAAATATCCTTCAGCGCCAACAGATTCTCCTGCCACAATACCGCTTGATCTGCCTTCCTTAAAGGCAAAAGCGGCCGAAGGCGTGGCAGAGGCGCAGTATCATCTTGGCGCTTTGTATGAGGAGGGGCAAGGTGTCCCTCAAAATCAGGCCAGAGGCTTAGCGTTGTATCAAGCCGCCGCTGCGCAGGATTATGCGCCAGCCGAATATAGCCTTGGCAGTCTTTATGAGGTTGGCAGAACCGTTTCTCAAAATTTGGCGAAAGCCGTTGATCTGTACCAAAGAGGCGCAGCGCATGGCGATGACAAGGCGCAATATGCTCTTGGAGAATTGTATCGGGCGGGTCGGGGGGTGTCCCAGAATTATGCCAAAGTAGCGGAATTTTGGCAGAAATCCGCCTTGCAGGGGAATGCAGATGCACAATATAATCTCGGTCTGCTTTATCAGAAAGGGCAAGGCGTGCCTTTAAATTATTTCCGCACAGCCGAGCTTTGGGAACAATCGGCCAGACAAGGCAATGCCGGGGCGCAATTCGGGCTGGCTGGCTTGTACGGCAGCGGTAATGGGGTTGCGATGGATCAGGCCAAGGCCACAGAACTGTATCAAAAAGCGGCGGAACAGGGATATAGTCCTGCGCAATATACGCTTGGGGTGATTTATCATAATGGCCAAGGCGTTTCGCAAAATTCGGCGAAAGCCGCAGAACTTTGGGAACAGGCAGCGAATCAAGGCAATTCGCAGGCGCAAATGTGCTTAGGCGGTTTATATGTCAACGGATCAGGCGTGCCTCAGGATTACCGTAAAGCGGCAGAGCTGTATCAGAAAGCGGCCAGCCAAGGCAGTTCGTCAGCGCAGAAGGCTTTAGAGTCTTTGTACCAAGCCCAGCCTGATTTGCGTCCTTAA
- a CDS encoding sel1 repeat family protein, with product MPRHFYVFATIYPSFKTFFTLMTGRRHGIRKLRLKADCEERPENMFGKQIYAVLALSAVFLTGTSALAEDFVDQRVDQAMDKAESAEIKALQEEANGGDASAQLELGTLYQNGQGVPQDNAKAAELWTKAANQGLAAAQFNLGLLYQNGDGVPKDTAKAAEWYQKAADQGDAEAQFSLALLYVQGQGVKKSPPEAARLYQKAADQGHEKAKKGLEGLYQQHPDLRPKSP from the coding sequence TTGCCACGCCATTTTTATGTTTTTGCAACGATCTATCCTTCTTTCAAAACTTTTTTTACCTTAATGACGGGTAGACGCCATGGAATACGCAAATTGCGTTTGAAAGCGGATTGTGAGGAAAGGCCGGAAAATATGTTTGGAAAACAAATTTATGCTGTTTTGGCATTGAGTGCCGTTTTTTTGACAGGGACAAGCGCTTTGGCCGAAGATTTCGTAGATCAGCGTGTCGATCAAGCCATGGATAAAGCGGAAAGTGCTGAAATCAAGGCTTTGCAAGAAGAAGCAAATGGCGGAGATGCCTCTGCTCAGCTAGAGCTTGGAACGCTTTATCAAAATGGCCAAGGCGTGCCTCAAGATAACGCCAAGGCCGCAGAATTATGGACAAAAGCGGCCAATCAGGGACTTGCAGCTGCACAGTTCAATCTCGGGCTTTTATATCAAAATGGGGATGGTGTGCCCAAGGATACGGCAAAAGCGGCGGAATGGTACCAAAAAGCAGCCGATCAAGGCGATGCCGAGGCGCAATTTTCCCTCGCCCTCCTTTACGTTCAAGGGCAAGGTGTTAAAAAGAGTCCGCCAGAAGCAGCAAGACTATATCAAAAGGCGGCCGATCAAGGGCATGAAAAGGCAAAAAAGGGATTGGAAGGGCTTTATCAACAGCATCCAGACTTGCGCCCAAAAAGCCCGTAA
- a CDS encoding sel1 repeat family protein encodes MMRKVQKGRRSPQTYIGTFFLASMLLMAGTNVSAETLEKSARPSLSFFAFFPTFVLPPLIVSIVPSSLVSVVQGKFSKPADDEEAKVAQKEGAAQTTIFQEEASELAASESETPSEETAKPETEKTDETSDTGDSSAETTSEAETESEETAPPESASASSETTEVAEASLEEKAEAGDAEAQYDLGVSYEKGKGVPQNHQKALELLKKSAAQGNEKAKEALEAVAAHSDASGENEAYLPSKEMRAMIHRAEMGDPLSQSLVGFSYEMGKGVTRNHAKAVEWYQKAADQGDEEAKAELKKMKAQKAA; translated from the coding sequence ATGATGCGTAAAGTTCAGAAGGGGAGAAGAAGCCCCCAAACCTATATTGGGACGTTTTTTCTTGCCAGCATGCTCTTGATGGCAGGGACAAATGTCTCAGCGGAAACGCTGGAAAAGTCCGCCCGCCCTTCTTTGAGTTTCTTTGCCTTTTTTCCAACTTTTGTTCTTCCGCCACTTATTGTTTCGATTGTTCCCTCATCGTTGGTTTCCGTTGTTCAAGGTAAGTTTTCAAAGCCTGCGGACGATGAAGAGGCCAAAGTGGCGCAGAAAGAGGGGGCAGCTCAAACAACAATTTTCCAAGAAGAGGCTTCTGAGTTAGCAGCGTCTGAAAGTGAAACGCCTTCAGAGGAAACGGCAAAGCCAGAGACGGAAAAAACAGACGAGACTTCAGATACAGGGGATTCCTCGGCTGAAACAACTTCTGAAGCCGAAACGGAAAGTGAAGAAACAGCCCCGCCCGAGAGCGCCTCCGCCTCAAGCGAAACAACAGAAGTGGCAGAGGCTTCTTTAGAAGAAAAGGCAGAAGCAGGGGATGCAGAGGCCCAATATGATTTAGGTGTCAGCTATGAGAAGGGGAAAGGGGTTCCTCAAAATCACCAAAAGGCTTTGGAGCTGCTGAAAAAATCCGCCGCACAGGGGAATGAGAAGGCTAAAGAGGCCTTGGAAGCCGTTGCTGCACATTCAGACGCTTCTGGAGAGAATGAGGCGTATCTTCCTTCTAAGGAAATGCGGGCAATGATACACCGCGCAGAGATGGGAGATCCTCTCTCTCAGAGTTTGGTAGGGTTTTCTTACGAGATGGGAAAAGGCGTTACCCGCAATCATGCAAAGGCTGTCGAATGGTATCAAAAAGCAGCGGATCAGGGTGATGAAGAGGCCAAGGCGGAACTTAAAAAAATGAAAGCGCAAAAAGCCGCTTAG